In Thermotoga sp. Ku-13t, one genomic interval encodes:
- a CDS encoding ABC transporter permease: MRYRRWWRRKEKKIKTEEIYLASEWKLIWWRFKKNKLAVFGLIVLFVLYVLGIFCEFFAPYNPDKIYSTYVYAPPQRIHFFKDGKLTRPFVYGFKIERDPQTLRKIYKEDPSKVYPIKFFVRGDEYKFWGVWKTNIHFFGVERGTMFLLGTDRMGRDVLSRVLYGARISTTISLVGVFLSMLLGILIGGISGYYGGWVDNFVQRSIEFIRSIPTIPLWMALAAALPRYWSQIKVYFGITVILSLVGWTGLARVVRSKFLALKEEDFVVAARLAGASEFRVIFKHMLPALTSHLIASVTLAIPGMILGETGLSFLGLGLRSPAISWGVLLQEAQNIRTVALYPWLLSPAFFVILTVLCFNFVGDGLRDAADPYKT; encoded by the coding sequence GTGAGGTATCGACGATGGTGGAGAAGAAAAGAGAAAAAAATCAAAACCGAAGAGATATACCTTGCTTCTGAATGGAAACTGATCTGGTGGAGGTTCAAGAAAAACAAACTCGCTGTCTTTGGCCTCATTGTTCTGTTCGTGCTGTACGTTCTTGGAATCTTCTGTGAGTTCTTCGCACCTTACAATCCCGACAAGATCTATTCGACGTACGTGTATGCCCCTCCACAGAGGATACACTTCTTCAAGGATGGAAAGCTCACAAGGCCGTTCGTCTACGGGTTCAAAATCGAGCGTGATCCACAGACACTCAGAAAGATATACAAAGAAGATCCTTCCAAAGTTTACCCGATCAAGTTCTTCGTGAGAGGCGATGAGTACAAATTCTGGGGCGTGTGGAAAACGAACATACACTTCTTCGGTGTCGAACGCGGAACGATGTTCTTGCTCGGAACAGACCGAATGGGTCGTGACGTTCTGTCTCGCGTGCTGTACGGTGCGAGGATATCGACCACTATAAGTCTGGTTGGGGTCTTTCTGAGCATGTTGCTGGGCATCCTCATAGGTGGGATCTCGGGTTATTACGGTGGCTGGGTGGACAACTTCGTGCAGAGATCGATCGAGTTCATCAGGAGCATCCCCACGATACCACTGTGGATGGCACTCGCTGCAGCCCTACCACGGTACTGGTCACAGATCAAGGTTTATTTCGGTATCACTGTGATCCTCTCTCTTGTGGGCTGGACGGGGTTGGCACGCGTCGTTCGGAGCAAGTTCCTCGCGCTCAAGGAGGAGGACTTCGTAGTTGCGGCCAGGCTCGCGGGTGCCAGCGAGTTCAGAGTCATCTTCAAACACATGTTGCCAGCGCTAACCAGCCACCTCATCGCTTCTGTAACGCTCGCGATACCAGGCATGATCCTGGGTGAAACGGGCTTGAGTTTCCTCGGACTGGGGCTTAGGTCTCCTGCGATAAGCTGGGGCGTGTTGCTCCAGGAGGCTCAGAACATAAGAACGGTTGCTTTGTATCCGTGGCTTCTCTCGCCCGCGTTCTTCGTCATACTGACGGTCCTGTGTTTCAATTTCGTCGGCGACGGTTTGAGGGACGCGGCGGATCCGTACAAAACTTGA
- the xylB gene encoding xylulokinase has product MELFVGLDLGTTGVKGLLVNTEGKILAIHGEKLSLSTPKPAWAEQNPHDWWNAVVKVLKGLSSEASRIGGTIRAIATSGQMHSLVIIDRENRVLRDAILWCDQRTYAECEEATNLLGGEEQVLKMVGNPILTGFTLPKLLWLRKNEPEVYEKIHKMMLPKDFINFMLTDNVTTEHSDASGTTMYDVSRMRWNDDVLSALKIKKEILPEILPSNGIVGKVKREIAEELNLKDAVVVAGGADNACAALGVGVIKPGDVMVSLGTSGTVVAPTQTGSFDPKGRVHFFAHTVPNVRYHMGVMLTATYSLEWFKERFLNENYDEINEQVTQVPIGSNGIVFLPYLNGERTPHRDPHARGVFFGLSSFHSKWDVVRAIFEGVAFGIRDSFEILKELGLNPKHVRIAGGGSKSRVWNQMIADALNVEIEKPFVDEGASYGAAMLACSGYFNLDVRKISREWFKLKELTRPDRKNGEKYEEFYERFRKLYSTLKDMFREGQN; this is encoded by the coding sequence GTGGAACTGTTCGTCGGGCTGGATCTGGGGACGACGGGTGTTAAGGGCTTGCTGGTGAACACTGAAGGAAAGATTCTGGCAATACACGGTGAAAAGTTGTCGCTTTCAACACCAAAACCAGCCTGGGCAGAACAAAATCCTCACGACTGGTGGAACGCGGTTGTGAAGGTGCTGAAGGGGCTCTCAAGTGAGGCTTCGAGGATCGGGGGAACGATAAGAGCCATTGCCACGAGTGGACAGATGCACAGCCTTGTGATCATTGATAGGGAAAACCGTGTGCTCAGGGACGCGATACTCTGGTGCGATCAGAGAACCTACGCTGAATGTGAGGAAGCGACGAATCTGCTGGGAGGCGAAGAACAGGTTCTGAAGATGGTAGGTAATCCAATTCTTACGGGTTTCACGCTGCCAAAACTGCTCTGGTTGAGAAAGAACGAACCCGAAGTGTACGAGAAGATCCACAAAATGATGCTTCCGAAGGACTTCATCAACTTCATGCTCACGGACAACGTCACTACGGAGCATTCGGACGCATCGGGCACAACGATGTACGATGTTTCGAGGATGCGCTGGAACGACGATGTGCTTTCGGCTCTGAAAATAAAGAAAGAGATCCTTCCCGAAATTTTGCCTTCCAACGGAATCGTTGGCAAGGTGAAACGCGAGATCGCCGAAGAGCTCAACCTGAAAGACGCTGTCGTCGTCGCGGGTGGTGCGGACAACGCATGTGCGGCGCTCGGTGTCGGTGTGATCAAACCGGGTGACGTGATGGTGAGCCTAGGAACTTCTGGAACGGTGGTTGCACCGACGCAGACAGGTTCTTTCGATCCGAAAGGAAGGGTTCATTTCTTTGCGCACACCGTGCCGAACGTGAGGTACCACATGGGTGTCATGCTGACGGCGACGTATTCGCTGGAGTGGTTCAAAGAAAGATTTTTGAATGAAAACTACGATGAGATAAACGAACAGGTCACGCAGGTGCCGATCGGATCGAACGGAATAGTGTTTCTGCCTTATTTGAATGGTGAAAGAACGCCGCACAGGGATCCACACGCGAGAGGTGTGTTCTTCGGGCTTTCCTCCTTCCATTCCAAATGGGACGTGGTGCGGGCGATCTTTGAGGGTGTGGCGTTTGGGATCAGGGATTCCTTCGAAATACTCAAAGAACTGGGGCTGAATCCAAAGCACGTGCGCATCGCTGGCGGAGGATCAAAGAGCAGAGTGTGGAATCAGATGATCGCGGACGCGCTGAATGTTGAGATAGAAAAGCCCTTCGTGGACGAAGGCGCCTCGTACGGTGCGGCGATGCTGGCGTGCTCGGGTTATTTCAACCTGGACGTCAGAAAGATATCCAGAGAGTGGTTCAAACTGAAGGAATTGACCAGGCCAGATCGCAAGAACGGCGAGAAATATGAAGAGTTCTACGAGAGGTTCAGAAAACTGTATTCAACTTTGAAGGACATGTTCAGGGAGGGACAGAACTGA
- a CDS encoding ROK family transcriptional regulator, protein MKYNSPWIKVLNKRNVLKIVHENRPLSRSEISEITGLTPSSVTRITKELIEEGFVQEIGSEGKNSPGRRRILLDIKSEAFISLVFDVGVNVTTYGLGYFDGSVAPGGSFETPKAPEKFFAKVKEIFDRYSATKKINRVSLSVPGMVDMEENRILMAPNLGWRDVVIDDFLKLDIPILADNEANLSVLAEKYHSEDMKDVKEAVFIVIREGVGTGVLIDGKLYRGPTYTAGEAGHMTVDMRSDKRCHCSNKGCWELFASINWAIQHYEGKLEGKNAIEKFASLKKKQDSRKVLEKLAGNIAIGVVNIVNILNPQIVILGGEVQDLGEYFYRIIEEEVKRRALRDATKELRIRPSIFGTVSSNLVGAAVLAVEDIIENVT, encoded by the coding sequence TTGAAATACAACTCGCCGTGGATCAAGGTTCTGAATAAGAGAAACGTTCTGAAGATAGTACACGAGAACCGACCCCTTTCACGATCGGAGATCTCCGAAATCACGGGTTTGACCCCGAGCAGCGTCACGAGGATCACGAAGGAACTCATAGAGGAAGGCTTCGTGCAGGAGATCGGTTCGGAGGGAAAGAATTCCCCTGGAAGGCGTCGAATCCTGCTCGACATCAAAAGTGAGGCGTTCATCAGCCTCGTCTTCGATGTTGGCGTGAACGTGACCACCTACGGCCTCGGTTACTTCGATGGAAGCGTTGCACCCGGTGGTTCGTTCGAGACTCCGAAGGCCCCAGAAAAGTTCTTCGCGAAGGTGAAAGAGATTTTCGACAGGTACTCTGCAACCAAGAAGATCAACCGTGTTTCGCTTTCGGTGCCCGGTATGGTGGACATGGAAGAGAACAGGATCCTCATGGCACCGAACCTCGGCTGGCGCGATGTGGTGATAGACGATTTCTTGAAGCTTGACATTCCGATCCTGGCGGACAACGAAGCCAACCTTTCTGTGCTGGCGGAGAAGTACCATTCAGAAGATATGAAGGACGTGAAGGAAGCAGTCTTCATAGTGATCAGAGAAGGTGTCGGTACGGGAGTGCTGATCGATGGAAAACTCTACCGTGGGCCAACTTACACCGCCGGCGAAGCGGGGCACATGACCGTGGACATGCGTTCGGACAAACGCTGTCACTGTTCGAACAAAGGCTGCTGGGAATTGTTCGCTTCGATCAACTGGGCTATACAGCACTACGAAGGTAAGCTCGAAGGAAAGAACGCAATCGAGAAGTTCGCGTCTTTGAAGAAGAAACAGGACAGCAGGAAAGTTCTGGAGAAACTCGCCGGGAACATCGCGATCGGTGTGGTGAACATCGTGAACATTCTCAACCCGCAGATCGTCATCCTAGGTGGGGAGGTTCAGGACCTCGGCGAGTATTTCTACAGGATCATCGAGGAGGAGGTCAAACGGAGGGCGCTGAGAGATGCAACCAAAGAGCTGAGGATAAGGCCCTCGATCTTCGGGACCGTGAGTTCGAACCTGGTTGGAGCCGCGGTCCTTGCCGTGGAAGACATCATCGAGAACGTGACGTGA
- a CDS encoding acetylxylan esterase: MPQYDLPLEQLRQYLPERREEPDFDDFWRETIEESLSHFEPPRLEKVDFGLDLLDTYDVTFSGYMGQKIKAWLILPKNARDKLPCVVEFIGYGGGRGYPYDWLLYACANFAHFVMDTRGQGSGWLKGDTLDYELSCGPQYPGFMTRGILDPKTYYYRRVFTDAVMAVESVRHLEQIDAERIAVGGMSQGGGIALAAVALSQGVKGLVCDVPFLCHFERAVKLVDTTPYAEISRYCKIHPDKTETVFRTLSYFDGVNFAARAKCPALFSVALMDDICPPSTIFAAYNHYAGPKRIEIYPFAGHEGGGSHHTKKKLEFLKEIFRCKGV, from the coding sequence ATGCCTCAGTACGATCTGCCCTTAGAACAGTTAAGACAGTACCTTCCGGAAAGAAGAGAAGAACCAGATTTCGATGACTTCTGGCGCGAGACCATAGAGGAGAGTCTGAGCCATTTCGAACCACCACGATTGGAAAAGGTGGACTTTGGACTCGATCTTCTCGATACTTACGATGTGACGTTCAGTGGGTACATGGGACAGAAGATCAAGGCGTGGTTGATCCTTCCGAAAAATGCTCGGGACAAACTACCGTGCGTGGTTGAGTTCATCGGTTACGGTGGGGGCAGGGGTTACCCGTACGATTGGTTGCTTTATGCTTGTGCGAACTTTGCGCATTTCGTCATGGACACACGGGGACAGGGCAGTGGCTGGCTCAAAGGTGACACGCTGGATTATGAGCTTTCCTGCGGGCCGCAGTATCCCGGTTTCATGACGAGGGGAATACTCGATCCGAAGACTTACTATTACAGGAGGGTGTTCACGGACGCAGTAATGGCAGTTGAATCCGTTCGGCATCTCGAACAAATCGACGCAGAAAGGATCGCCGTGGGGGGTATGAGCCAGGGTGGCGGCATAGCGCTCGCCGCCGTGGCTCTTTCTCAAGGGGTGAAGGGACTGGTCTGTGATGTGCCGTTCCTGTGCCACTTCGAACGCGCCGTCAAACTTGTGGATACCACACCGTACGCCGAGATCAGCAGGTACTGCAAGATCCATCCAGATAAAACAGAAACTGTTTTCAGGACACTCTCTTACTTCGACGGTGTGAACTTCGCTGCGAGGGCGAAGTGTCCTGCGCTCTTCTCGGTCGCCCTCATGGATGACATATGTCCACCGTCGACAATCTTCGCCGCCTACAATCATTACGCGGGTCCCAAGCGGATCGAGATCTACCCGTTCGCCGGTCACGAGGGGGGAGGATCTCATCACACCAAAAAGAAGTTAGAATTTTTGAAAGAGATTTTCCGTTGCAAGGGGGTATGA
- a CDS encoding glycoside hydrolase family 3 N-terminal domain-containing protein, whose product MELYRRTDVPAEMRAKDLLSRMTLDEKIAQLGSVWGYELLDEKGNFSEQRANQLLKHGIGQITRPGGATNLEPAEVVRFVNQIQRYLVEKTRLGIPAMIHEECLAGYMGLGATNFPQPIAMASTWDPELVNRVARAIGGDLKKVGAHQGLAPVADVVRDPRWGRTEETFGESPYLVARMTTAYVQGIQENGVVATTKHFVAYGASEGGRNWAPSNVSPRELREVFMLPFEAAVKCANVLSVMNAYSEIDGVPCACSEELLTDTLRKEWGFKGIVVSDYFAVDVLRSYHRVAKDKAQAAKLALEAGIDIELPGIDCYRELKRLVETGELSETVLDEAVYRVLLMKFKLGLFENPYVEDCESLPRHYDLTLETARKSIVLLKNDGTLSLKKGLKVALVGPSAKNVRNMFGDYSYYTHIRGLLDTVNIADINAPRFNLKKVEEMVNKELSRIMSVYDALKQEGVDVEWAEGCGVLEGTEEDIRQAVRLAERCDVVVAVLGDRAGLTKDCTSGESRDSANLRLPGLQEKLLSELAKTGKPIVLVLITGRPYALSDFVDRVNAIVEAWLPGEAGGQAIAEVLLGKVNPGGKLPISFPRSAGQIPVFHYVKPSGGRSHWHKDYVDEPVEPLYPFGHGLSYTKFEYSNFKIQSAKVPTGGQIVIEVDVKNVGDMEGEEVVQLYVGREYASITRPVKELKGFARVHLKPSEKKTVTFKVHTDVLAYYNKRMELVVEPGAYRFMVGASSVDIKYSGEIELTGEERKVPTMRKFFSEVEVF is encoded by the coding sequence ATGGAGCTTTACAGGAGGACCGATGTTCCGGCAGAGATGAGGGCGAAGGATCTGCTTTCGAGAATGACTCTCGATGAAAAGATCGCGCAGCTCGGGTCGGTCTGGGGCTACGAGTTGCTCGACGAAAAGGGAAATTTCTCCGAGCAGAGGGCCAACCAGCTTCTGAAACACGGCATAGGACAGATAACCAGACCCGGTGGGGCGACGAACCTGGAACCGGCGGAAGTGGTCAGGTTCGTGAACCAGATTCAGAGGTACCTGGTTGAAAAGACCAGGCTTGGCATTCCGGCAATGATACACGAAGAGTGTCTGGCGGGGTACATGGGCCTGGGCGCAACGAACTTTCCGCAACCCATAGCGATGGCGAGCACGTGGGATCCTGAACTCGTTAACCGTGTGGCAAGAGCCATTGGGGGCGATCTGAAGAAGGTGGGGGCTCATCAAGGTCTGGCGCCCGTCGCGGACGTGGTGAGAGATCCGAGGTGGGGAAGGACGGAAGAAACTTTCGGTGAATCACCTTATCTCGTGGCGCGCATGACGACTGCTTACGTACAGGGAATACAGGAGAATGGCGTTGTGGCCACCACGAAACATTTTGTGGCTTACGGTGCTTCGGAGGGCGGCAGGAACTGGGCTCCAAGCAACGTGAGTCCACGAGAACTGCGTGAAGTGTTCATGCTACCGTTCGAAGCGGCAGTGAAGTGTGCGAACGTGCTGTCCGTGATGAACGCTTACAGCGAGATCGACGGTGTTCCGTGCGCGTGTTCGGAAGAACTTTTGACCGACACGCTCAGAAAAGAATGGGGCTTCAAAGGCATAGTTGTTTCTGACTATTTCGCGGTGGACGTGCTCAGGAGTTATCACAGGGTTGCAAAGGACAAAGCGCAGGCGGCAAAGCTCGCCCTGGAGGCGGGCATCGATATAGAACTTCCAGGCATCGATTGCTACCGCGAGCTGAAGAGGCTTGTCGAAACTGGAGAACTTTCTGAAACTGTGCTCGACGAAGCAGTCTACAGGGTGCTCCTGATGAAGTTCAAGCTTGGACTGTTTGAAAATCCTTACGTGGAAGACTGTGAATCGCTTCCGAGACACTACGATCTTACGCTCGAAACGGCAAGAAAGTCGATCGTCCTTCTGAAGAACGACGGGACGTTGTCGTTGAAGAAAGGGCTCAAAGTCGCACTCGTGGGGCCGAGCGCGAAGAACGTACGCAATATGTTCGGTGATTATTCTTACTACACGCACATAAGGGGACTGCTCGACACGGTGAACATCGCAGACATAAACGCGCCGAGGTTCAATCTCAAGAAGGTAGAAGAAATGGTCAACAAGGAGCTTTCCAGAATCATGAGCGTCTACGATGCGCTGAAACAGGAAGGCGTGGATGTAGAATGGGCGGAAGGCTGCGGCGTGCTCGAAGGAACCGAGGAAGACATTCGCCAGGCGGTGAGGCTGGCGGAGCGGTGCGATGTGGTTGTGGCCGTGCTGGGCGACAGAGCGGGTCTGACAAAAGATTGCACATCTGGCGAATCGAGAGACAGTGCGAATCTGAGGCTGCCAGGCTTGCAGGAGAAATTGCTCTCGGAACTCGCAAAGACAGGCAAACCCATCGTGCTGGTGCTCATCACGGGCAGACCTTACGCGCTGAGTGATTTTGTGGACAGAGTCAACGCGATAGTGGAAGCCTGGTTGCCCGGAGAAGCTGGAGGACAGGCGATCGCGGAGGTGTTACTCGGAAAGGTGAACCCTGGTGGAAAGTTGCCGATCAGTTTCCCGAGGAGCGCCGGTCAAATTCCCGTCTTCCATTACGTGAAACCCTCAGGTGGAAGATCGCATTGGCACAAAGACTACGTGGACGAACCTGTCGAACCGCTTTATCCGTTTGGACACGGACTTTCCTACACGAAGTTCGAATACAGCAACTTCAAGATTCAGTCCGCCAAGGTTCCAACGGGAGGACAGATCGTCATCGAGGTCGATGTGAAAAACGTGGGTGACATGGAAGGAGAAGAAGTCGTTCAACTCTACGTTGGTCGCGAGTACGCATCAATCACAAGGCCGGTGAAGGAGCTGAAAGGCTTTGCCAGGGTGCACCTCAAGCCCAGTGAGAAGAAAACGGTCACGTTCAAGGTACACACCGACGTGCTGGCGTATTACAACAAACGCATGGAACTCGTCGTCGAACCCGGCGCGTACAGGTTCATGGTTGGGGCTTCGTCTGTGGACATAAAGTATTCTGGCGAAATTGAACTCACGGGTGAGGAGAGAAAGGTTCCAACCATGAGGAAGTTCTTCAGCGAGGTGGAGGTATTCTGA
- a CDS encoding ABC transporter ATP-binding protein: protein MSLLQVKKLTKVFTIGSIFSRLKILAVDNVTFEINEAEIFTLAGESGCGKTTTARIILGFEEPTSGEIYYKGKRIDNLKTEERRRLLKEIQAVFQNPFSTFNPLRKVESYFYDTLFNLGVAQEREEARRIIEEKLEAVGIAFEEFCEKYPSEFSGGQLQRISIARALLTNPKLLVADEPVSMVDASLRMSIVNLFKDLRDKYGLSVIYITHDLATAYYVSDRMAIMFRGEIVELGPAEKVLQEPKHPYTRLLRESVPEPDPSRRWTTKVVLADQEHEEYLRTGCKFAGRCPSAMEICKKESPPYFEVDGVQVKCFLYR, encoded by the coding sequence ATGAGCCTGTTGCAAGTGAAGAAACTGACGAAAGTTTTCACCATAGGAAGTATTTTTTCGAGATTGAAGATTCTCGCGGTTGATAACGTGACGTTCGAGATCAACGAGGCGGAGATATTCACGCTCGCCGGAGAGAGCGGATGTGGCAAGACGACGACCGCGAGGATCATCCTTGGCTTTGAAGAGCCAACATCGGGAGAGATCTACTATAAGGGAAAGAGGATAGACAATCTGAAAACGGAGGAAAGAAGACGGCTTTTGAAAGAAATACAGGCGGTGTTTCAGAATCCGTTCTCCACTTTCAATCCGCTCAGAAAAGTCGAGAGCTATTTTTACGACACGTTGTTCAATCTCGGTGTGGCTCAAGAAAGAGAAGAGGCGAGAAGGATCATAGAAGAAAAGCTCGAAGCTGTGGGTATAGCCTTCGAGGAATTCTGTGAAAAGTATCCGAGTGAGTTCTCCGGAGGACAGCTTCAAAGAATCTCCATCGCGAGGGCGCTTCTCACGAATCCAAAATTGCTCGTGGCGGACGAGCCCGTGTCCATGGTGGACGCGTCTCTGAGGATGTCCATAGTGAACCTGTTCAAAGATCTGAGAGACAAATATGGTTTGAGCGTGATTTACATCACACACGATCTTGCCACAGCTTACTACGTGAGCGATCGGATGGCGATAATGTTCCGCGGCGAGATCGTCGAGCTCGGCCCTGCGGAAAAAGTGTTGCAGGAACCAAAACATCCTTACACGCGTCTGCTTAGAGAATCAGTACCAGAACCTGATCCATCCAGGCGCTGGACGACGAAGGTGGTGCTCGCGGACCAGGAGCATGAGGAGTATCTGAGGACAGGGTGCAAGTTCGCTGGAAGGTGTCCGAGCGCCATGGAAATCTGCAAGAAGGAATCACCTCCTTATTTTGAGGTCGATGGGGTCCAGGTGAAATGCTTCCTGTACAGATGA
- a CDS encoding ABC transporter ATP-binding protein, whose product MEMLRTEQLKSYYVLEIFGRKRIIKAVDDVSLSVDENQIYGIAGESGCGKSTLLKAIFAAIEPPQKIFDGKLYYFVDGQAVDVYSLSEEEKRKLRWRFISYVPQGSMSVLNPVVKIKETFKDFIESHVKGKTKDEAYEMAKVHMRELGLPVTLLDAYPHQLSGGMRQRVTIALATVLSPKVIMADEPTTALDVVTQRGVIQLLRDIQKANRNTLILVTHDMGVHANISDRIAIMYAGKIIEEGPTETVFNNPMHPYTRYLIRSLPKFGDRMRRESVPGSPPSLEKLPSGCAFHPRCPHVFDRCTEETPVLIECEKGHMVACWLVQEGKR is encoded by the coding sequence ATGGAAATGTTGAGAACTGAGCAGCTCAAATCTTATTATGTGCTGGAGATCTTCGGCCGGAAAAGAATCATCAAAGCTGTGGACGATGTGAGTTTGTCCGTCGATGAGAATCAGATCTACGGCATAGCAGGGGAGAGTGGCTGTGGTAAGAGCACGCTTTTGAAGGCCATCTTCGCTGCGATAGAGCCACCACAGAAGATATTCGATGGAAAGCTTTACTATTTTGTCGACGGACAGGCCGTGGATGTGTACTCTCTCAGTGAGGAAGAAAAGAGGAAGCTTCGCTGGAGATTCATCTCGTACGTTCCACAGGGCTCCATGAGCGTGCTGAATCCGGTTGTGAAGATAAAGGAAACCTTCAAGGATTTCATTGAAAGTCACGTGAAAGGAAAAACCAAAGACGAAGCTTACGAGATGGCCAAAGTCCACATGAGAGAGCTCGGACTGCCCGTCACGCTGCTGGATGCCTATCCCCATCAGCTCTCTGGGGGCATGAGACAGAGGGTGACCATAGCACTGGCAACGGTCCTGTCACCTAAGGTGATCATGGCAGACGAGCCGACGACGGCGCTGGACGTCGTGACCCAGAGGGGTGTCATACAGCTTCTGAGAGACATTCAGAAGGCCAACAGGAACACACTGATTCTGGTCACTCACGACATGGGCGTGCACGCCAACATTTCAGACAGGATAGCGATCATGTACGCGGGTAAGATCATCGAAGAAGGACCCACCGAGACGGTTTTCAACAACCCTATGCATCCCTACACCAGGTATCTGATACGTTCCCTGCCGAAGTTTGGAGACAGAATGAGGAGAGAGAGTGTCCCGGGCAGCCCTCCTTCTTTGGAGAAGCTCCCAAGTGGTTGCGCGTTCCATCCGAGGTGCCCACACGTTTTTGACAGGTGCACTGAAGAAACGCCGGTACTCATCGAATGTGAAAAAGGCCACATGGTAGCCTGCTGGCTCGTTCAGGAGGGAAAGAGATGA
- a CDS encoding ABC transporter permease, translating to MRVLKDLLRDRHFAFGFSVLLVLVFLSVLSFFSPYGPYERNPLMRDLPPKWPHILGTNSLGQDIFWQLTFAVRNSLVMALIAALISRVIAIIMGVIAGYKGGLVDRILTFLCDTFLVVPLFIIIVLVATITKGRMSLPMLGLLLGVFGWAWDARVIRSQVLSLRERDFTYTAVLSGLKAFSVVSKEYLPFLIPLIFATLIGNMSWAIGMEVTLAFLGVSNLMLPTLGTMLQWAINYQALLLGYWWWVLTPVVTSVFLFIALYLISISISAYLDPRMRIQRIGQA from the coding sequence ATGCGTGTGCTGAAAGACCTTCTTAGAGACAGACACTTTGCGTTCGGTTTCTCTGTGCTCCTGGTCCTCGTGTTCCTTTCTGTACTTTCGTTCTTCTCCCCGTACGGTCCTTACGAACGCAACCCGTTGATGCGCGACCTGCCTCCGAAATGGCCACACATTCTGGGAACCAATTCCCTCGGACAGGACATTTTCTGGCAGCTCACCTTCGCGGTGAGGAATTCTCTCGTCATGGCCCTCATCGCCGCTTTGATTTCCAGAGTCATCGCGATCATCATGGGTGTGATCGCCGGGTACAAAGGAGGTCTTGTGGACAGAATCTTGACGTTTCTCTGTGATACTTTCCTCGTGGTTCCTCTGTTCATCATCATCGTTCTCGTGGCGACCATAACGAAGGGAAGAATGAGCCTGCCCATGCTCGGACTGTTGCTCGGGGTGTTCGGCTGGGCATGGGATGCAAGAGTCATAAGGTCTCAGGTTCTGAGTTTGAGAGAAAGGGATTTCACATACACCGCTGTTCTTTCTGGTTTGAAGGCGTTCTCAGTTGTCTCAAAGGAGTATCTTCCGTTTTTGATCCCGCTCATCTTCGCCACGCTTATAGGAAACATGTCCTGGGCGATAGGTATGGAGGTCACACTCGCATTTCTGGGAGTTTCAAACCTCATGTTGCCTACGCTTGGAACAATGCTGCAGTGGGCGATAAACTACCAGGCGCTTCTTCTGGGATACTGGTGGTGGGTGCTAACTCCAGTGGTGACGTCCGTGTTCCTCTTCATAGCGTTGTATTTGATATCGATCAGTATCAGCGCGTATCTCGACCCGAGAATGAGGATACAGAGAATAGGACAGGCTTGA
- a CDS encoding ABC transporter permease encodes MSFVKRYLLPRLVTYVLVIWLGITMVFFIPRFLPTDPVQSFIDRLSSQGTYWDPAAVQETIRTLRQLYGLEGTLWEQYVGFWKRLFTGNFGPSYFQFPTPVIVLIKESLPWTAGLLLVTTLISWIVGNILGGLAGYYSNRNWGKVLDGIAMVIRPMPYYILALALLILLAYVVPIFPIGGGFRIGTKFTLTLENVLILLKYAFLPALSLVLIGTFAWFQGMKLIVQGVRSEDYVKYAKMGGIEENRIVSKYVIRNAMLPQITGLALSLGQIFSGALITEMVFSYPGIGMLMYSAIFSGDYNLLLGASTLSILLVTTSILLIDLLYPLFDPRVRYR; translated from the coding sequence TTGAGCTTCGTCAAACGCTATCTCCTCCCCCGTTTAGTGACCTACGTTCTCGTCATCTGGCTGGGTATCACCATGGTGTTCTTCATTCCCCGTTTTCTCCCCACAGACCCGGTTCAGAGCTTTATAGACCGTCTGTCTTCACAGGGTACTTACTGGGACCCGGCGGCGGTACAGGAGACGATAAGAACTCTGAGACAGCTCTACGGTCTTGAAGGAACCCTCTGGGAGCAATACGTAGGATTCTGGAAGCGACTCTTCACGGGAAACTTTGGTCCGTCGTACTTTCAGTTTCCGACACCTGTCATCGTACTCATAAAAGAATCTCTGCCGTGGACGGCTGGGTTGCTCCTCGTGACCACCCTGATCTCCTGGATCGTCGGAAACATTCTTGGTGGACTAGCGGGGTACTATTCGAATAGAAACTGGGGGAAGGTGCTCGACGGCATCGCAATGGTGATAAGACCCATGCCTTACTACATCCTAGCACTCGCACTCCTGATCCTGCTGGCCTACGTGGTCCCCATTTTCCCCATCGGTGGAGGCTTCAGGATAGGCACCAAGTTCACCTTGACTCTGGAGAACGTGCTGATACTTCTCAAGTACGCATTTCTCCCGGCACTGTCTCTGGTACTGATCGGCACCTTCGCGTGGTTCCAGGGCATGAAACTCATCGTCCAGGGGGTCAGGTCGGAAGATTATGTCAAGTACGCGAAGATGGGGGGAATAGAAGAGAACAGGATCGTCAGCAAGTACGTCATAAGGAACGCGATGCTTCCTCAGATAACGGGTCTTGCGCTGTCCCTCGGCCAGATATTCAGCGGTGCTTTGATCACCGAAATGGTGTTCTCATATCCGGGCATCGGAATGCTCATGTACAGTGCCATCTTCTCTGGCGATTACAACCTCTTGCTGGGTGCGAGCACGCTTTCCATTCTTCTGGTCACGACGAGCATTCTTCTGATAGACCTGCTTTATCCACTCTTCGACCCGAGAGTGAGATACAGATGA